A window of Fluoribacter dumoffii NY 23 contains these coding sequences:
- the aroQ gene encoding type II 3-dehydroquinate dehydratase, with protein sequence MKKILVLHGPNLNLLGTREPLIYGAMTLDEINTLLIKEAQQAGFELTCYQSNSEADLIKAIHQAGIDKINNIIFNPAGFTHTSVVLRDALCAVAIPFIEVHISNIYSREPFRHHSYFSDIATGTISGLGAQGYLLALTSIIERESNNGHS encoded by the coding sequence ATGAAAAAAATTCTGGTTTTACATGGACCAAATTTAAACCTTCTTGGAACTCGAGAGCCTTTAATTTATGGAGCCATGACGCTGGATGAGATCAATACACTTTTAATCAAAGAAGCACAGCAAGCTGGGTTTGAATTAACCTGTTATCAAAGCAATTCTGAAGCTGATTTAATTAAAGCAATTCATCAAGCAGGTATCGACAAAATAAATAACATAATTTTTAATCCCGCAGGATTCACTCATACCAGTGTAGTCTTAAGGGATGCTTTATGTGCGGTTGCCATCCCGTTCATTGAAGTGCATATCAGCAATATTTATTCCCGAGAGCCTTTCCGCCACCATTCCTATTTTTCTGATATAGCAACAGGCACCATCAGTGGTTTGGGCGCGCAAGGGTATTTATTAGCATTAACATCAATTATTGAAAGAGAATCAAATAATGGACATTCGTAA
- the accC gene encoding acetyl-CoA carboxylase biotin carboxylase subunit has translation MLSKIVIANRGEIALRILRACKELGIQTVAVHSDVDKDLLHVRLADETVCIGPAPAQKSYLNIPAIISAAEITDAVAIHPGYGFLSENADFAEIVEQSGFHFIGPRGDTIRLMGDKVSAINAMKAAGVPCVPGSDGPLSDDDHLNLEIARKIGYPVIIKAAGGGGGRGMRVVHSEASLLNSIALTRSEAKAAFNNSTVYMEKFLENPRHVEFQVLGDGLGKAIHLGERDCSMQRRHQKVVEEAPAPGITPELRKKIGDSVIKACQELKYRGAGTFEFLYQDECFYFIEMNTRIQVEHPVTEMITGIDLIKEQIKIASGIPMTLTQDDIKLRGHAIECRINAEDAKTFMPSPGTIKLLHQPGGPGIRFDSHIYSSYTVPPNYDSMIGKLISYGATRAEAIARMRNALDEIIIDGIRTNIELHQHIFHDQSFIAGGTNIHYLEKMLKD, from the coding sequence ATGCTCAGTAAAATTGTTATTGCCAACAGAGGTGAAATTGCTCTTCGTATTTTACGTGCGTGTAAAGAACTGGGCATTCAAACTGTAGCCGTCCACTCAGATGTGGACAAGGATTTATTACATGTTCGCCTTGCTGATGAAACGGTATGCATAGGGCCTGCCCCAGCACAAAAAAGCTACCTCAACATTCCAGCCATTATTTCTGCTGCTGAAATTACTGATGCGGTAGCAATTCACCCTGGCTATGGTTTTCTTTCCGAAAATGCTGACTTTGCTGAAATAGTAGAGCAAAGTGGCTTTCATTTTATCGGCCCACGAGGCGATACTATCCGCCTTATGGGTGACAAAGTTTCTGCTATTAATGCGATGAAAGCAGCCGGAGTTCCCTGTGTACCTGGCTCAGACGGACCTTTGTCCGATGATGACCATTTGAATCTGGAAATTGCCCGAAAAATCGGCTATCCCGTTATCATTAAAGCTGCTGGCGGCGGCGGTGGTCGAGGCATGCGCGTTGTTCACAGTGAAGCGAGTCTGCTTAATTCCATTGCGCTTACCCGCAGCGAAGCAAAAGCCGCATTTAATAATTCTACTGTCTATATGGAAAAATTTCTGGAAAATCCCCGTCATGTGGAATTCCAGGTCCTCGGAGATGGCCTTGGTAAAGCCATACATCTGGGCGAACGCGATTGCTCCATGCAAAGACGCCACCAAAAAGTAGTAGAAGAAGCCCCCGCTCCGGGAATTACCCCTGAGCTCAGAAAAAAAATTGGCGACTCTGTTATCAAAGCCTGTCAGGAACTCAAATATCGTGGTGCCGGAACTTTTGAATTCCTGTATCAAGATGAATGTTTTTATTTCATTGAAATGAATACGCGCATCCAGGTTGAACATCCGGTTACGGAAATGATCACCGGAATTGATTTGATTAAAGAACAAATCAAGATTGCCAGTGGCATCCCCATGACCCTTACTCAAGATGATATCAAACTGCGCGGGCATGCAATTGAATGCCGAATCAATGCAGAAGATGCCAAAACATTCATGCCCTCTCCAGGAACAATAAAATTATTGCACCAACCTGGCGGCCCTGGGATTCGTTTTGATTCTCATATTTACAGCAGTTATACAGTGCCACCAAATTACGATTCCATGATAGGTAAACTCATCAGTTATGGAGCAACTCGGGCAGAAGCTATTGCCAGAATGCGAAATGCACTCGATGAAATTATTATTGATGGGATAAGAACCAACATTGAATTGCATCAACACATTTTCCATGATCAATCTTTTATTGCTGGTGGGACGAATATTCATTATCTGGAAAAAATGTTGAAGGACTAA
- the prmA gene encoding 50S ribosomal protein L11 methyltransferase: MWFQLKIEHCPSQQIELLSEELEEFGALSIMLTDKNDNPVLEPEPGTTPLWPEVIIQALFSEVFQAQHTRDHIQQTYPEFTCTLEVLEDKDWERAWMDDFKPQRFGQRLWICPTWSTPPEPSAVNLMLDPGLAFGTGTHPTTALCLTWLEQADLSNKTVIDYGCGSGILSLAALKLGAAQLHAVDIDQQALQATQNNASANDLDEEKLSISLPDELSSPVDLIIANILLAPLITLKERFQQLLKPQGMLIVSGILEEQAPELLKAYASMFCAVHQENLNGWSLLVFKHK, translated from the coding sequence GTGTGGTTTCAATTGAAAATAGAACATTGCCCAAGCCAGCAAATCGAGCTGCTAAGCGAGGAGTTGGAAGAATTCGGTGCATTATCGATTATGCTTACCGATAAAAACGATAACCCGGTTCTGGAACCTGAACCAGGAACAACTCCTCTCTGGCCTGAGGTCATTATTCAAGCCCTGTTTTCAGAAGTGTTTCAGGCGCAGCATACTCGCGATCACATCCAGCAAACTTACCCCGAATTCACCTGTACTTTGGAAGTGTTGGAAGACAAGGATTGGGAAAGAGCCTGGATGGATGATTTTAAACCCCAACGCTTTGGCCAACGCCTGTGGATTTGCCCCACCTGGTCTACTCCGCCAGAACCCAGTGCGGTCAACCTGATGTTAGACCCGGGTTTGGCTTTTGGCACGGGAACCCATCCTACGACTGCATTATGTTTAACCTGGTTGGAACAAGCTGATTTATCCAATAAAACAGTTATTGACTATGGTTGTGGTTCAGGAATACTTTCCCTGGCTGCTTTAAAATTAGGGGCAGCACAACTGCACGCAGTCGATATTGACCAACAAGCCTTACAGGCCACACAAAATAATGCATCAGCAAACGATCTTGACGAGGAAAAGTTGTCAATCAGCCTGCCCGATGAATTATCCAGTCCTGTCGATTTAATTATCGCTAATATATTATTAGCACCTTTAATTACTCTAAAAGAGCGTTTCCAACAATTGCTTAAACCTCAAGGAATGCTCATAGTATCAGGAATACTGGAAGAACAGGCCCCTGAATTGCTTAAAGCTTACGCTTCAATGTTTTGCGCAGTCCATCAGGAAAATCTTAATGGATGGTCCTTATTGGTTTTTAAGCACAAATAA
- the accB gene encoding acetyl-CoA carboxylase biotin carboxyl carrier protein: MDIRKIRKLIELLEETGISEIEIKEGEESLRLSRHSSIPAVEAPQVHYVSTPAPRQESPPAMNSAPVSAPSAHHESKPVPTAAGHKIRSPMVGTMYTSPAPESPPFVSLGQTVKAGDVLCIVEAMKMFNEIEADRAGKIVEILVANGEPVEYDQVLFVIE, encoded by the coding sequence ATGGACATTCGTAAGATCAGAAAATTAATTGAATTGCTGGAAGAAACCGGCATTTCTGAAATTGAAATTAAAGAAGGTGAAGAATCGCTGCGCCTAAGCCGTCACAGCAGTATTCCTGCGGTGGAAGCTCCTCAGGTTCACTATGTTTCTACCCCCGCACCGCGCCAGGAGTCACCTCCAGCTATGAACAGCGCCCCTGTTTCTGCACCGTCTGCACATCATGAAAGCAAGCCTGTGCCTACCGCTGCAGGGCATAAAATACGTTCTCCCATGGTAGGTACAATGTATACTTCCCCGGCACCAGAAAGCCCCCCTTTCGTATCTTTGGGTCAAACTGTCAAAGCAGGTGATGTATTGTGCATTGTTGAAGCAATGAAAATGTTTAATGAAATTGAAGCGGATCGCGCTGGTAAAATCGTAGAAATACTTGTCGCTAATGGAGAACCTGTAGAGTACGATCAGGTCCTGTTTGTTATAGAATAG